The proteins below come from a single Gemmatimonadaceae bacterium genomic window:
- a CDS encoding D-aminoacylase → MACGGEGAETSARPVSAAPWDVVITNGRIVDGTGNAWFMGDIALRGDRIALMTPAGRLREAPATLRLDASGLVVAPGFIDIQSHSRDAFLTGDGRVISKISQGITTEIMGEGWTNAPANHQTIGVLPAIDPANAPDSIARRFTGPHGFDAWLTAMSSHGVSPNIGSFVGATTLRSFAKGSAEGPASPAELDSMRAATRRAMEDGAFGVASALIYPPGNFASTEELVEIAKAMAPYGGLYISHMRSEGDQYLEAIDELLRIGREGGVATEIYHLKAAGVRNWPKAARAVAKIDSARAAGQDVQANMYPYVAGGTGLAACTPPWASANDKLLDNLRDASTRARILAEMNSDRTTWENLCRMATAQGVMTVGYTQDSLRVYEGKRISEIAAARGRDPANTIVDLLLATNGQLGMLVFMMSEENVEMQMRQPWMKFGTDADGWDPDSAARGLTHPRAYGTYPRILGHYVRDRHVLPLEDAVRKASAAVATRLSIGDRGLLKPGFYADVVIFDPATIADRATFTQPHQVSTGVRHVFVNGTHVWRDGQHTGAKPGRVLRGPGWTGASR, encoded by the coding sequence CTGGCCTGTGGAGGTGAGGGCGCCGAGACCTCCGCGCGTCCGGTCAGTGCCGCGCCGTGGGACGTCGTCATCACCAACGGGCGCATCGTCGACGGAACCGGCAACGCGTGGTTCATGGGCGACATCGCCCTCCGCGGCGATCGCATTGCACTGATGACGCCGGCCGGTCGCCTGCGCGAGGCGCCGGCAACCCTTCGCCTCGACGCCAGCGGACTCGTCGTCGCCCCGGGCTTCATCGACATCCAGAGCCACTCGCGCGACGCGTTCCTCACCGGCGACGGGCGCGTCATCAGCAAGATCAGCCAGGGCATCACGACCGAGATCATGGGCGAAGGGTGGACCAACGCCCCGGCGAACCACCAGACCATCGGCGTGCTGCCAGCGATCGACCCGGCGAACGCGCCCGACTCGATCGCGCGCCGCTTCACCGGTCCCCATGGTTTTGACGCCTGGCTCACCGCGATGTCGTCACATGGCGTCTCGCCGAACATCGGGTCGTTTGTCGGCGCCACCACGCTGCGATCGTTCGCCAAAGGGTCCGCGGAAGGACCGGCGTCGCCCGCGGAACTCGACAGCATGCGGGCCGCCACGCGGCGTGCGATGGAAGACGGCGCCTTTGGCGTCGCCAGCGCCCTCATCTACCCGCCGGGCAACTTTGCCAGCACGGAAGAACTGGTGGAGATCGCAAAGGCGATGGCCCCGTACGGCGGTCTCTACATCTCCCATATGCGTTCCGAGGGCGACCAATACCTCGAGGCGATCGACGAACTGCTGCGCATCGGACGCGAAGGAGGCGTGGCCACCGAGATCTATCACCTCAAGGCGGCGGGCGTGCGCAACTGGCCCAAGGCGGCACGCGCCGTCGCCAAGATCGACTCGGCGCGGGCCGCGGGGCAGGACGTGCAGGCCAACATGTATCCGTACGTCGCCGGCGGCACCGGCCTGGCCGCGTGCACGCCGCCCTGGGCATCCGCCAACGACAAACTCCTCGACAACCTGCGTGATGCCAGCACGCGCGCGCGCATCCTGGCCGAGATGAACAGCGATCGCACCACGTGGGAAAACCTGTGTCGAATGGCGACCGCGCAGGGCGTGATGACGGTCGGCTACACGCAGGATTCGCTCAGGGTGTACGAGGGCAAGCGCATCTCCGAGATCGCCGCGGCCCGCGGCCGCGATCCGGCCAACACCATCGTCGACCTGCTGCTCGCCACCAACGGCCAGCTGGGCATGCTGGTGTTCATGATGTCGGAGGAGAACGTCGAAATGCAGATGCGGCAGCCGTGGATGAAGTTCGGGACCGATGCCGATGGCTGGGATCCGGATTCCGCGGCCAGGGGGCTCACCCACCCACGCGCATACGGCACCTACCCGCGTATCCTCGGGCACTACGTGCGGGATCGTCACGTCCTCCCGCTCGAAGATGCGGTGCGCAAGGCCAGCGCTGCGGTCGCGACGCGGTTGTCGATCGGCGATCGTGGCCTGCTCAAGCCGGGCTTCTACGCGGACGTGGTGATCTTCGATCCGGCCACCATTGCCGATCGCGCGACGTTCACCCAGCCACACCAGGTCTCGACCGGGGTGCGACACGTGTTCGTGAACGGAACGCATGTCTGGCGGGATGGGCAGCACACCGGCGCCAAGCCGGGTCGCGTGCTGCGCGGGCCCGGATGGACCGGAGCCAGCCGGTGA
- the menC gene encoding o-succinylbenzoate synthase codes for MLQLVRVTLREIRLPLREPFQISSGTMTERRIALLELEDASGAISWSECVADDAPNYLPETIDVAWLAMTKWAIPRVLGSSFAGPGDVHAALEKDFRGHQMAKAAVEMGMWGLEAERLGIPLARLIGGTREEIDVGISLGIQASPAALVDKARAALALGYRKIKLKIKPGKDVDYVRAVREALPDAPIMADANNAYTLEDVDALIAMDSLGLMMFEQPLAWDDIVRHAELQPRLTTPICLDESITSLERAQDMLRLGSGRIINIKPGRVGGFTSSLAIHDFCEANGIPVWCGGMLESGIGRAYNVALASLPNFVKPGDVSPSARYWTRDIVTPEWTMTPQGTTLVPLDKPGIGVLVDRNRVDQLTVRSETLRHGSA; via the coding sequence ATGCTGCAACTCGTTCGCGTGACCCTGCGGGAAATCCGCCTCCCACTCCGGGAGCCGTTCCAGATTTCTTCCGGCACCATGACGGAGCGCCGTATCGCGCTGCTCGAACTCGAGGACGCGAGCGGTGCGATCTCCTGGAGTGAGTGCGTGGCCGACGACGCGCCCAACTACCTGCCCGAAACCATCGATGTGGCGTGGCTGGCCATGACGAAGTGGGCGATTCCCCGCGTGCTGGGCAGCTCGTTCGCGGGGCCGGGCGACGTACACGCCGCGCTCGAGAAGGACTTCCGCGGGCACCAGATGGCCAAGGCAGCCGTCGAGATGGGAATGTGGGGCCTCGAAGCCGAGCGGCTCGGGATCCCGCTGGCCCGACTCATCGGGGGGACTCGAGAGGAGATCGACGTCGGGATCTCGCTCGGCATCCAGGCCTCGCCGGCCGCGCTGGTGGACAAAGCGCGCGCCGCCCTCGCACTCGGCTATCGCAAGATCAAGCTCAAGATCAAGCCGGGAAAGGACGTCGACTACGTGCGCGCGGTGCGCGAGGCGCTGCCCGACGCACCGATCATGGCCGACGCCAACAACGCCTACACGCTGGAGGACGTAGACGCGCTCATCGCGATGGATTCGCTGGGACTCATGATGTTTGAGCAGCCGCTCGCCTGGGACGACATCGTTCGCCACGCCGAGCTGCAGCCCCGACTCACCACGCCAATCTGCCTCGACGAGTCCATCACCAGCCTCGAACGCGCGCAGGACATGCTTCGCCTGGGCAGCGGGCGCATCATCAACATCAAGCCGGGCCGTGTTGGCGGCTTCACGTCGTCGCTCGCCATTCATGACTTCTGCGAAGCCAACGGCATCCCCGTCTGGTGCGGCGGCATGCTCGAAAGCGGCATTGGCCGCGCCTACAACGTCGCGCTCGCCTCGCTCCCCAACTTCGTGAAGCCGGGTGACGTGAGCCCGAGCGCCCGCTACTGGACCCGCGACATCGTCACTCCGGAATGGACGATGACCCCGCAGGGTACCACCCTCGTCCCGCTCGACAAGCCCGGCATCGGCGTGCTGGTCGACCGGAACCGCGTCGACCAGCTCACCGTTCGCAGCGAGACGCTGCGACATGGGAGCGCGTGA
- a CDS encoding amidohydrolase, with the protein MTTASERARQRALGAFSPAEREVVVALRRDLHQHPELSWQEQRTAARLEKALRDLGLGDIRRVARTGVVARIPGRRSDAPVVAIRGDIDALPIQEETGLAFASTVDGVMHACGHDVHASWAVAAAMRLLAEPAAGDVLVVLQPAEEVGAGAFAILESGALDGVAAIFGGHVDRRFAVGEVVVEPGPLAASADSFSIEIIGQGAHGARPHEAADPIVAGAAIVAALQTIVARRVDPAAPAVVSVGSFHAGVAANVIPERATLTGTLRAMDPVTRQRLLDEVARISVAVGEAHGVNVAARVERGTPPIVNTPREAEWARAAAASALGSDAVVPFGITNMGGEDFAFYMERIPGCFMRIGARETGGERIAAHSPRFHASEDAIFVGAALLAECARTASRELLAAR; encoded by the coding sequence GTGACCACCGCCAGCGAACGCGCACGACAGCGCGCACTTGGCGCCTTTTCGCCCGCCGAGCGCGAGGTGGTCGTCGCCCTGCGCCGCGACCTCCACCAGCACCCGGAGCTTTCGTGGCAGGAACAGCGCACCGCCGCTCGGCTGGAGAAGGCGTTGCGCGACCTTGGCCTCGGTGACATTCGACGCGTTGCACGAACCGGCGTGGTGGCGCGCATCCCCGGCCGGCGATCCGACGCACCCGTCGTCGCGATTCGCGGTGACATCGACGCGCTGCCCATCCAGGAGGAAACCGGCCTCGCGTTCGCCTCGACCGTCGATGGCGTGATGCACGCCTGCGGACACGACGTCCATGCGTCGTGGGCGGTGGCCGCGGCGATGCGCCTGCTCGCCGAACCTGCGGCAGGCGACGTCCTCGTGGTGCTGCAACCGGCAGAAGAAGTGGGCGCGGGCGCGTTCGCGATACTCGAGTCCGGGGCGCTGGACGGTGTTGCCGCGATCTTCGGCGGGCATGTCGATCGACGCTTCGCGGTGGGCGAGGTAGTGGTGGAGCCCGGCCCGCTGGCCGCGTCGGCCGACAGTTTTTCGATCGAGATCATCGGCCAGGGTGCGCACGGTGCGCGCCCGCACGAAGCCGCGGACCCCATCGTCGCCGGCGCCGCGATCGTGGCCGCGCTGCAGACGATCGTCGCGCGCCGCGTGGATCCGGCCGCACCCGCCGTGGTGTCGGTGGGCTCGTTCCACGCGGGCGTCGCGGCCAACGTGATTCCCGAGCGAGCGACGCTCACCGGAACGCTTCGAGCGATGGATCCCGTCACCCGCCAGCGACTGCTCGACGAGGTGGCCCGGATCAGCGTCGCCGTTGGCGAGGCGCACGGCGTGAACGTCGCCGCTCGCGTGGAGCGCGGCACGCCGCCGATCGTGAACACGCCCCGCGAAGCAGAATGGGCGCGGGCCGCCGCGGCCAGCGCGCTGGGCAGCGATGCGGTGGTGCCGTTCGGCATCACCAACATGGGCGGCGAGGACTTCGCGTTCTATATGGAGCGCATTCCCGGTTGCTTCATGCGCATCGGGGCGCGCGAAACCGGTGGTGAGCGGATCGCCGCGCACTCACCGCGGTTCCACGCATCGGAAGACGCGATCTTCGTGGGCGCTGCGCTCCTTGCCGAGTGTGCCCGGACGGCGAGTCGGGAGCTGCTCGCGGCCCGTTAG
- a CDS encoding protein kinase codes for MNDVRTCPQCGRTYGGDDRFCTVDGAALVASGSGSLLGTVVADRFLVQEKLGEGGMGEVYLAEHVRMKRKVALKLMRPWMLGDPVAVGRFHREAENASQISHPNVAQVYDFGETTDRIVYLAMEYVDGEPLSRILGRDGRLHTVRTAEIVRQTGEALTAAHAMGILHRDLKPDNVMIGKGRNGTDLVKLVDFGIARAMHRGTQQFTSTGLVVGTPDYMSPEQLAGDDLDGRSDLYALALMAFRMLTGASAYPEGSSSEAMVARLTSQPRPLLTVRPEVAWPDALQAAFNRALAPDPNARYADALEFVAEIDAAVSAMPLSDAEQAYLVALSQRSATPARSPSIASPSIATPALSTPSLPTPPARPASGVQRVEPLAAQASALLTPPSMPRQTQPRPAVARAPDSVLDPVATTPEAVSPDDAAPSGTVPTTVEPEPAASPQQEPAALPQRESPETKPSTAGGRQRPRAITWGVAGVAAAALIGWLVTRDAGEATPPASVAPVAPTAAVQVDSVAVVGPPVGSDSAAAPDAAADSLLLLTARRATLAAWSSAGRGAAVLVDSSGLALTSADLVPPDSVVGVFIDANTQLKATVLSVDRTSGLATLLLPMRRCQRCAIVAPVAEDPAVADSVFFLPASNRAEGSPVATVVSAFDARSIATASAPRGARGAPVISRAQGRLVALGTATRRLVTPTAIRDAVVKGRVLARTTAASEESIPVWPEASVPRAQLNDVAERVRPTIESYRQTANDVTLLVMTPQVMRYRADEAADPMKIPADPIRGWQPFDAYVSERRAVVMLNASNKDAAFPFSSRGDVDFRRGDVTMIRLFRNDTLVAPIESGTYSALTANGSRPIARSFIAAYAPSEFAAGTLRVEITDARQNRPISMTLLPGTLDQVHNDFAWLSRR; via the coding sequence GTGAACGACGTCAGGACCTGCCCCCAATGCGGACGGACCTACGGCGGCGACGACCGGTTTTGCACGGTCGACGGCGCCGCGTTGGTTGCGTCCGGCTCGGGCTCCCTGCTTGGCACCGTCGTCGCTGACCGGTTCCTGGTCCAGGAGAAACTGGGCGAAGGCGGCATGGGTGAGGTCTACCTGGCCGAACACGTTCGCATGAAGCGCAAAGTCGCGCTCAAGCTCATGCGACCGTGGATGCTGGGCGATCCGGTTGCGGTGGGGCGCTTTCATCGTGAAGCGGAGAACGCCAGCCAGATCTCGCATCCGAACGTGGCGCAAGTCTACGACTTCGGCGAGACGACGGACCGCATCGTGTACCTGGCGATGGAGTACGTGGACGGCGAGCCCTTGTCGCGTATCCTGGGTCGCGACGGGCGCCTGCACACGGTCCGCACCGCGGAAATCGTCCGGCAAACCGGCGAGGCCCTGACGGCGGCGCACGCGATGGGCATCCTGCACCGCGACCTCAAGCCGGACAACGTGATGATCGGCAAGGGTCGCAACGGCACCGATCTGGTCAAGCTCGTGGACTTTGGCATTGCGCGCGCCATGCATCGCGGCACGCAGCAGTTCACCTCCACGGGTCTCGTGGTCGGTACGCCGGATTACATGAGTCCCGAGCAACTGGCCGGCGACGATCTCGACGGCCGGAGCGACCTGTATGCGCTGGCGCTGATGGCGTTCCGCATGCTCACCGGCGCCAGCGCGTACCCGGAGGGGTCGAGCAGCGAAGCGATGGTGGCGCGCCTGACGAGTCAGCCGCGACCCTTGCTGACCGTGCGCCCCGAGGTGGCATGGCCGGACGCGTTGCAGGCCGCGTTCAATCGAGCGCTCGCGCCCGATCCCAATGCCCGCTACGCCGATGCGCTGGAGTTCGTCGCGGAGATCGACGCGGCGGTCTCGGCGATGCCGTTGAGCGACGCGGAACAGGCGTACCTGGTGGCGTTGTCGCAGCGCAGCGCGACACCGGCGCGCAGCCCGTCGATTGCGTCGCCATCGATTGCGACGCCCGCGCTGTCCACGCCTTCTCTTCCCACGCCGCCCGCACGACCTGCCAGCGGTGTGCAGCGGGTCGAGCCCCTGGCGGCGCAAGCGTCCGCGCTGCTGACGCCCCCGTCGATGCCACGACAGACACAGCCTCGACCGGCGGTGGCCCGGGCGCCGGATTCGGTGCTCGACCCCGTGGCGACGACGCCCGAAGCGGTTTCGCCGGATGACGCCGCGCCGTCCGGCACCGTGCCGACCACCGTGGAGCCGGAACCGGCAGCGTCGCCACAGCAGGAGCCGGCAGCGTTGCCACAGCGGGAGTCGCCTGAAACCAAACCATCTACAGCGGGCGGCCGTCAGCGGCCGCGCGCCATCACCTGGGGCGTTGCGGGTGTGGCCGCCGCGGCGCTGATCGGGTGGTTGGTCACGCGCGACGCGGGTGAGGCGACGCCGCCGGCCTCCGTGGCGCCGGTCGCACCAACCGCTGCCGTGCAGGTCGACTCGGTCGCCGTAGTCGGGCCACCGGTGGGCTCGGACTCGGCAGCGGCTCCGGACGCCGCCGCAGACTCCCTGCTGCTCCTCACCGCGCGTCGCGCAACGCTTGCCGCCTGGTCGTCGGCCGGACGTGGGGCCGCCGTGCTCGTGGACTCTTCCGGACTCGCGCTCACGTCGGCGGACCTGGTGCCTCCGGATTCCGTGGTTGGTGTTTTCATCGACGCCAACACCCAGTTGAAGGCGACCGTCCTGTCCGTGGACCGGACCTCGGGTCTGGCGACGCTCCTGCTGCCCATGCGACGGTGTCAGCGTTGTGCGATCGTGGCCCCGGTCGCCGAAGACCCAGCCGTGGCGGACTCGGTGTTCTTCCTGCCGGCCAGCAACCGCGCCGAGGGCTCACCGGTGGCGACGGTGGTCTCGGCCTTCGATGCCAGGTCGATCGCGACCGCGTCAGCTCCGCGCGGCGCGCGCGGCGCGCCCGTGATTTCACGCGCACAGGGCCGCCTCGTGGCGCTTGGAACCGCTACACGCCGACTCGTGACGCCGACTGCGATTCGTGATGCGGTGGTGAAGGGGCGCGTGCTCGCCCGCACGACGGCGGCGAGCGAGGAGTCGATCCCCGTCTGGCCAGAGGCCAGCGTGCCGCGTGCACAGCTGAATGACGTCGCCGAGCGTGTCCGACCGACGATCGAGTCCTATCGGCAGACTGCAAACGACGTGACGCTGCTGGTCATGACGCCGCAGGTCATGCGGTATCGGGCCGACGAGGCGGCCGATCCGATGAAGATTCCGGCCGATCCCATCCGGGGCTGGCAGCCGTTCGACGCCTACGTGAGCGAGCGGCGCGCCGTCGTCATGCTGAATGCGTCGAACAAGGACGCGGCCTTTCCGTTCAGCTCGCGCGGAGACGTGGATTTTCGTCGTGGCGACGTCACCATGATCCGGCTGTTCCGCAACGACACGCTCGTCGCGCCGATCGAAAGCGGCACGTACAGTGCGCTCACGGCCAACGGCTCGCGGCCGATCGCCCGGTCGTTCATTGCCGCGTACGCGCCGTCGGAGTTCGCCGCGGGGACGCTGAGGGTCGAGATCACCGACGCCCGGCAGAACCGGCCGATCTCGATGACGCTCCTGCCAGGCACCCTCGACCAGGTGCACAACGACTTCGCCTGGCTGTCGCGCCGCTGA
- a CDS encoding D-aminoacylase produces MPTGAYDVVIENAKVVDGTGNPWFRGEIGIRGDRIVAIGPPGTLRGTSARERVDARDHVVAPGFIDIQGHSWEAVLWRDGRVLSKVTQGVTSEILGEATTPAPSNENIEALADVNDMAPRRAELQRSFRGPRGFDTWLRAIEANGNSVNIGSYLGATTVRAYAMGQAPGAPDAARLDTMRRVVADAMRDGAFGISSALIYPPGAYAGTGELVEMARAMAPFHGSYITHMRSEDDSLFEAIDEAMRIARDGGVRLDIYHLKASLRRNWPKSPGMMAKIDSARRAGLDVAGTMYPYPFSGNNLGECFPDWASENGKLMDNLRDPTTRARILRDMTDLSGAPLCQLEGPEAYLIADFRRPEFAKYEGKRLSEISADLGQPWAETIVHLITTEGRDLSKINFTMSEDNVRAQLKFPWVVIGTDAGGVDPDSTKAVVHPRAYGTYPRILGRYVREQKLLTLEDAVRRMTSAVASRLSLRDRGLLREGMKADLVIFDDATIMDLATPERPHQVSRGVEQVWVNGVRVLRNGQHTGARPGVALRGPGWRP; encoded by the coding sequence GTGCCCACCGGCGCCTACGACGTCGTCATCGAGAACGCGAAGGTGGTCGATGGCACGGGCAACCCATGGTTTCGCGGGGAGATCGGGATCCGGGGCGATCGTATCGTGGCCATCGGGCCACCGGGCACTCTCCGCGGAACGTCGGCACGCGAACGCGTGGACGCGCGCGACCACGTCGTCGCGCCTGGATTCATCGACATCCAGGGTCACTCGTGGGAGGCGGTGCTGTGGCGCGATGGTCGTGTGCTTTCCAAGGTCACGCAGGGAGTGACCAGTGAAATCCTGGGCGAGGCCACGACGCCCGCGCCGTCCAACGAGAACATCGAGGCGCTCGCGGACGTGAACGACATGGCGCCCCGCCGTGCCGAGTTGCAGCGCAGTTTTCGCGGCCCGCGCGGGTTCGACACGTGGCTGCGGGCCATCGAGGCCAACGGCAACTCGGTGAACATCGGTTCGTACCTCGGGGCGACGACCGTGCGCGCGTATGCCATGGGACAGGCGCCCGGCGCTCCGGATGCGGCACGCCTCGACACCATGCGGCGCGTGGTCGCGGACGCGATGCGTGACGGCGCATTCGGCATCTCGAGCGCACTCATCTATCCGCCCGGGGCGTATGCGGGTACCGGCGAACTCGTGGAGATGGCCCGCGCGATGGCGCCGTTCCACGGCAGCTACATCACGCACATGCGCTCCGAAGACGATTCGCTGTTCGAGGCGATCGACGAGGCCATGCGTATCGCGCGCGATGGCGGGGTGCGGCTCGACATCTATCACCTCAAGGCGTCGTTGCGTCGCAACTGGCCCAAGTCGCCGGGGATGATGGCAAAGATCGACTCGGCGCGCCGCGCTGGGCTCGATGTCGCCGGCACCATGTACCCCTACCCGTTCAGCGGCAACAACCTCGGCGAGTGTTTTCCGGACTGGGCGAGCGAAAACGGGAAGCTCATGGACAACCTGAGGGACCCGACGACGCGCGCGCGCATCCTGCGCGACATGACCGATCTCTCCGGCGCGCCGCTCTGTCAGCTCGAGGGGCCGGAGGCCTATCTCATCGCCGACTTCCGCCGTCCCGAGTTCGCGAAGTACGAAGGCAAGCGCCTCAGCGAGATCTCGGCCGATCTGGGTCAGCCGTGGGCCGAGACCATCGTGCATCTCATCACGACAGAGGGTCGCGATCTGTCAAAGATCAATTTCACGATGTCCGAGGACAACGTCCGCGCCCAACTGAAGTTTCCGTGGGTCGTCATCGGCACCGACGCCGGTGGCGTTGACCCCGACAGCACCAAAGCGGTCGTGCACCCGCGTGCATATGGCACCTACCCGCGCATCCTCGGACGCTACGTGCGGGAACAGAAGCTCCTCACCCTCGAGGACGCCGTTCGACGCATGACCTCGGCGGTGGCATCGAGGCTGTCGCTGCGCGATCGGGGACTCCTGCGCGAAGGGATGAAGGCCGACCTCGTGATCTTTGACGACGCGACCATCATGGACCTCGCGACGCCGGAACGGCCGCACCAGGTGAGTCGCGGTGTCGAGCAGGTCTGGGTCAACGGGGTGCGCGTCCTGCGAAACGGTCAGCACACGGGCGCCCGGCCCGGTGTTGCGCTCCGCGGGCCGGGCTGGCGGCCATGA